In one Bradyrhizobium cosmicum genomic region, the following are encoded:
- the urtD gene encoding urea ABC transporter ATP-binding protein UrtD, which translates to MNVMDTRATSAMLYLDGVHVSFDGFHAINNLSLTLEPGEMRAIIGPNGAGKTTMMDIITGKTKPDEGTVLFDGVTDLTRLDETRIAELGIGRKFQKPTVFESQTVQDNLLLALNVDHSVKGTLFWRGSKAESESIDKVLETIRLTEARSRLAGSLSHGQKQWLEIGMLLAQDPKLLLVDEPVAGMTDVETHLTAELLKEINKTHTVMVVEHDMTFVRELGVKVTCLHEGTVLAEGTIDQVSSNERVIEVYLGR; encoded by the coding sequence ATGAACGTCATGGACACCCGCGCAACGTCCGCGATGCTCTATCTCGACGGCGTGCACGTCTCGTTCGACGGCTTTCATGCCATCAATAATCTGTCGCTGACGCTCGAGCCCGGCGAGATGCGCGCCATTATCGGCCCGAACGGTGCCGGCAAGACTACGATGATGGACATCATCACCGGCAAGACCAAGCCGGACGAGGGCACGGTGCTGTTCGACGGCGTCACCGACCTGACGCGGCTTGACGAGACACGCATCGCCGAGCTCGGCATTGGCCGCAAATTCCAGAAGCCGACGGTGTTCGAGAGCCAGACCGTGCAGGACAACCTCCTGCTCGCGCTCAATGTCGACCACAGCGTCAAAGGCACGCTGTTCTGGCGCGGCAGCAAGGCCGAGTCCGAGAGTATCGACAAGGTGCTGGAGACGATCCGCCTCACCGAGGCGCGCAGCCGCCTCGCCGGTAGCCTCAGCCACGGCCAGAAGCAGTGGCTCGAGATCGGGATGCTGCTCGCGCAGGATCCGAAGCTCCTGCTGGTCGATGAGCCTGTCGCCGGCATGACTGACGTCGAGACGCATCTCACCGCCGAGCTGCTGAAAGAGATCAACAAGACTCACACCGTGATGGTGGTCGAGCACGACATGACTTTCGTGCGCGAGCTCGGAGTCAAGGTGACCTGCCTGCATGAAGGCACCGTGCTCGCGGAAGGTACCATCGACCAAGTCTCGTCCAACGAGCGGGTCATCGAAGTGTATTTGGGACGCTGA
- the urtE gene encoding urea ABC transporter ATP-binding subunit UrtE has protein sequence MLEVKDINLFYGAAQALRGVSIAAEPGKVTCVLGRNGVGKTSLLRAMVGQYPISSGAIMLDGSDITGLKPYERARKGIGFVPQGREIFPLLTVEENLKTGFGPLRREDRHIPDDVFSLFPVLQSMLGRRGGDLSGGQQQQLAIGRALVMRPKLLLLDEPTEGIQPSIIKDIGRAISYLRNLGSIAIVLVEQYLDFACELGDSFAVMDRGAVKFTCDRSNLDPAEISRQMAL, from the coding sequence ATGCTTGAGGTCAAGGACATCAACCTGTTCTACGGCGCGGCGCAGGCGCTGCGCGGCGTCTCGATCGCGGCCGAGCCCGGAAAGGTCACCTGTGTGCTCGGGCGCAACGGCGTCGGCAAGACCTCGCTGCTGCGTGCCATGGTCGGGCAGTATCCGATTTCCTCGGGCGCGATCATGCTCGACGGCAGCGACATCACCGGGCTCAAGCCCTATGAGCGGGCGCGCAAGGGCATCGGCTTCGTGCCGCAGGGCCGCGAGATCTTCCCTCTCCTGACGGTCGAGGAGAACCTCAAGACCGGTTTCGGTCCGCTCAGGCGCGAGGACAGGCACATTCCGGACGACGTGTTCTCGCTGTTTCCGGTGCTGCAATCCATGCTCGGCCGTCGCGGCGGTGACCTCTCCGGCGGCCAGCAGCAGCAGCTCGCGATCGGGCGCGCCCTGGTGATGAGGCCGAAGCTGCTGCTGCTCGACGAGCCCACCGAAGGCATCCAGCCCTCGATCATCAAGGACATCGGCCGCGCCATTTCGTATCTGCGCAACCTCGGCAGCATCGCCATCGTGCTGGTCGAACAATATCTCGACTTTGCCTGCGAACTCGGCGACAGTTTCGCGGTGATGGATCGCGGCGCGGTAAAATTCACCTGCGACCGATCCAATCTCGACCCGGCCGAAATCAGCCGCCAGATGGCGCTGTAA
- a CDS encoding urease accessory protein UreD: MRSDLSVTSGVFEANRARGAVRFDVHARDGVTRRGILHESGSLRVRFPSPEGEGLSGVFVNTAGGVAGGDRFDIEITAADAARLTLTTAAAEKIYRAPGQAAELSIALKVGPGAHLGWMPQETILFDRARVHRRFDIALDETASLLLCEIVVFGRTAMGERMEQGEFVDRWRLSRGGKLVFAETVRLDGNIGAKLGRSAVADGGAAIGTALIVPGDEALVERIREASDSFSGEVGISAWNGFAMARFCAQDAARLRADMMAVLSRTGAALPRLWLN; this comes from the coding sequence ATGCGGAGCGACCTATCAGTCACATCAGGAGTTTTCGAAGCCAACCGCGCCCGTGGCGCTGTGCGCTTCGACGTCCACGCGCGCGATGGCGTGACGCGGCGCGGCATCCTGCATGAATCCGGCTCCCTGCGCGTGCGTTTTCCGTCGCCGGAAGGGGAGGGTCTCTCCGGCGTGTTCGTCAACACGGCCGGCGGCGTTGCCGGCGGCGATCGCTTCGACATCGAAATCACCGCCGCTGACGCCGCGCGGCTGACGCTGACGACGGCGGCGGCGGAGAAAATCTACCGCGCGCCGGGACAGGCGGCAGAGCTCAGTATCGCGCTCAAGGTCGGCCCCGGCGCGCATCTCGGCTGGATGCCGCAGGAGACGATCCTGTTCGACCGCGCCCGGGTTCATCGCCGCTTCGACATCGCGCTCGACGAGACCGCTTCGCTCCTGCTTTGCGAGATCGTCGTGTTCGGCCGTACCGCCATGGGCGAGCGGATGGAGCAGGGCGAGTTCGTCGACCGCTGGCGGCTCTCCCGCGGCGGCAAGCTGGTGTTCGCCGAGACTGTCAGGCTCGATGGCAATATCGGCGCGAAACTTGGACGATCGGCGGTGGCCGATGGCGGCGCCGCGATCGGTACGGCGCTGATCGTTCCCGGCGACGAGGCGCTGGTTGAGCGCATCCGCGAGGCGTCGGACTCCTTCTCCGGCGAAGTCGGGATATCCGCCTGGAATGGATTTGCAATGGCGCGGTTCTGTGCCCAAGATGCGGCGCGCCTGCGTGCCGACATGATGGCCGTGCTGTCGCGCACCGGTGCGGCGCTGCCACGGCTCTGGTTGAATTGA
- a CDS encoding urease subunit gamma, producing MNLSPREKDKLLISMAAIVARRRLDRGVKLNHPEAIAIISDFILEGARDGRTVAELMQSGAQVLTRDQVMPGIPEMIHDIQVEATFPDGTKLVTVHEPIR from the coding sequence ATGAACCTGTCTCCCCGCGAAAAGGACAAGCTTCTGATCTCGATGGCGGCGATCGTGGCCCGCCGCCGGCTGGATCGCGGCGTTAAGCTCAACCATCCCGAGGCGATTGCGATCATCTCCGATTTCATCCTCGAAGGCGCGCGCGACGGCCGCACTGTTGCCGAGTTGATGCAATCCGGCGCGCAGGTCCTGACCCGCGACCAGGTGATGCCGGGCATCCCGGAGATGATTCACGACATCCAGGTCGAGGCGACCTTTCCGGACGGCACCAAGCTCGTCACCGTGCACGAACCGATCAGGTAG
- a CDS encoding urease subunit beta produces MIPGELFIQDGEIELNAGRKTVTLTVANTGDRPIQVGSHYHFFETNPALKFDRKKARGMRLDIAAGTAVRFEPGQTRDVQLVAVAGKKTIYGFRGDVMGKL; encoded by the coding sequence ATGATCCCCGGCGAACTCTTCATCCAGGACGGCGAGATCGAGCTCAATGCCGGCCGCAAGACCGTGACACTGACGGTGGCCAACACCGGCGACCGCCCGATCCAGGTCGGCTCGCACTATCATTTCTTCGAGACCAATCCGGCGCTGAAATTCGACCGCAAGAAGGCGCGCGGCATGCGCCTCGACATCGCCGCCGGCACCGCCGTCCGCTTCGAGCCCGGCCAGACCCGCGACGTCCAGCTCGTCGCCGTGGCGGGGAAGAAGACCATCTATGGTTTTCGCGGCGACGTGATGGGGAAGCTGTGA
- the ureC gene encoding urease subunit alpha → MSVKIKRSVYADMFGPTTGDRVRLADTDLIIEVEKDFTTYGEEVKFGGGKVIRDGMGQSQVTNKQGAADTVITNALIVDHWGIVKADVAIKDGMISAIGKAGNPDIQPGVTIIIGPGTDVIAGEGKILTAGGFDSHIHFICPQQIEHALMSGVTSMLGGGTGPSHGTFATTCTPGPWHMGRMIQSFDAFPVNLGISGKGNASRPAALVEMIKGGACALKLHEDWGTTPAAIDNCLSVADDYDIQVMIHTDTLNESGFVEDTIKAFKGRTIHAFHTEGAGGGHAPDIIKVAGLKNVLPSSTNPTRPFTRNTIDEHLDMLMVCHHLDPSIAEDLAFAESRIRKETIAAEDILHDLGALSMMSSDSQAMGRLGEVIIRTWQTADKMKKQRGSLPQDKGRDNDNFRVKRYIAKYTINPAIAHGVSKLIGSVEKGKLADLVLWSPAFFGVKPDCIVKGGMIVAAPMGDPNASIPTPQPVHYQPMFGAFGRARTASSVVFTSKAAITGGLARKLGIEKKLYAVQNTRGKISKKSMIHNDATPNIEVDPETYEVRADGELLTCAPAEVLPMAQRYFMY, encoded by the coding sequence ATGTCCGTGAAGATCAAACGTTCCGTCTATGCCGACATGTTCGGCCCGACCACCGGCGACAGGGTGCGGCTGGCCGACACCGATCTCATCATCGAGGTCGAGAAGGATTTCACCACCTATGGCGAAGAGGTGAAGTTCGGCGGCGGCAAGGTGATCCGCGACGGCATGGGGCAGTCGCAGGTCACCAACAAACAAGGCGCGGCTGACACCGTCATCACCAATGCGCTGATCGTCGATCACTGGGGCATCGTGAAGGCCGATGTCGCCATCAAGGACGGCATGATTTCGGCCATCGGCAAGGCCGGCAATCCCGACATCCAGCCGGGTGTCACCATCATCATTGGCCCCGGCACCGACGTGATCGCGGGCGAAGGCAAGATCCTCACCGCCGGCGGCTTCGACAGCCACATCCATTTCATCTGCCCGCAGCAGATCGAGCATGCGCTGATGTCTGGCGTCACCTCGATGCTCGGGGGCGGCACCGGCCCGTCGCATGGCACCTTCGCCACCACCTGCACGCCGGGGCCGTGGCATATGGGGCGGATGATCCAGTCGTTCGACGCTTTCCCGGTCAATCTCGGCATCTCCGGCAAGGGCAACGCCTCGCGGCCCGCAGCGCTGGTCGAGATGATCAAGGGCGGCGCCTGTGCGCTGAAGCTGCACGAGGACTGGGGCACGACGCCGGCCGCGATCGACAACTGCCTGTCGGTGGCCGATGATTACGACATCCAGGTGATGATCCACACCGACACTCTGAACGAGTCCGGCTTCGTCGAGGATACGATCAAGGCCTTCAAGGGCCGCACCATCCACGCCTTCCACACCGAGGGCGCCGGCGGTGGTCATGCCCCTGATATCATTAAGGTCGCAGGGCTCAAGAACGTGCTGCCGTCCTCGACCAATCCGACGCGCCCCTTCACGCGCAACACGATCGACGAGCATCTGGACATGCTGATGGTGTGCCACCATCTCGATCCCTCGATCGCGGAGGACCTGGCGTTCGCCGAGAGCCGCATCCGCAAGGAGACCATCGCGGCCGAGGACATCCTCCACGATCTCGGTGCGCTCTCGATGATGTCGTCGGATTCCCAGGCCATGGGCCGCCTCGGCGAGGTGATCATCCGGACATGGCAGACCGCGGACAAGATGAAGAAGCAGCGCGGGTCGCTGCCGCAGGACAAGGGCAGGGACAACGACAATTTCCGCGTCAAGCGCTACATCGCCAAATACACCATCAATCCCGCGATCGCGCACGGCGTGTCGAAGCTGATCGGCTCCGTGGAGAAAGGCAAGCTTGCCGATCTCGTGCTGTGGTCGCCGGCCTTCTTCGGCGTCAAGCCGGACTGCATCGTCAAGGGTGGTATGATCGTGGCGGCTCCGATGGGCGATCCCAACGCCTCGATCCCGACGCCGCAGCCGGTGCATTACCAGCCGATGTTCGGCGCCTTCGGCAGGGCGCGGACGGCGTCGTCCGTGGTGTTCACGTCGAAGGCCGCGATCACCGGCGGGCTCGCGCGCAAGCTCGGTATCGAGAAGAAGCTCTATGCGGTCCAGAACACCCGCGGCAAGATCTCCAAGAAGAGCATGATCCACAACGACGCGACGCCCAATATCGAGGTCGATCCGGAGACCTATGAGGTCCGCGCCGACGGCGAATTGCTCACTTGCGCTCCGGCCGAGGTGCTGCCGATGGCGCAGCGATATTTCATGTACTGA
- a CDS encoding putative quinol monooxygenase, protein MIYVVATLTIKPETRAEFIAAATACIKETRKEPGNIAYDLHESVTDPAKMVFVEQWENAEALVPHRGMEHMKTFGRVAVKCFTAPPKIEVITPEKVDVR, encoded by the coding sequence GTGATCTACGTCGTTGCCACCCTGACCATCAAGCCCGAGACGCGCGCCGAATTCATCGCAGCCGCCACCGCCTGCATCAAGGAGACGCGGAAAGAGCCCGGCAACATCGCCTATGACCTGCATGAGAGCGTCACCGATCCCGCCAAGATGGTGTTCGTCGAGCAGTGGGAGAATGCCGAGGCACTGGTGCCGCATCGTGGCATGGAGCACATGAAGACCTTCGGCCGCGTCGCGGTGAAGTGCTTTACGGCCCCGCCGAAGATCGAAGTGATCACGCCCGAGAAGGTCGACGTCCGCTAA
- a CDS encoding putative quinol monooxygenase, with protein sequence MIYVIATTPMKPENKDDFIKGHKACTVETLKEKGCISYDGNVSVNNPNQYVVVERWETRDDLTAHAKAPHMKVWREYSAQMKTGPTVIEIISDGKVEKL encoded by the coding sequence ATGATCTATGTCATCGCCACCACGCCCATGAAGCCGGAAAACAAGGACGACTTCATCAAGGGGCACAAGGCCTGCACCGTCGAGACCCTCAAGGAGAAGGGTTGCATCTCCTATGACGGCAATGTCAGCGTCAACAATCCCAATCAGTATGTGGTGGTCGAGCGCTGGGAGACCCGCGACGATCTCACCGCGCATGCCAAGGCGCCTCACATGAAGGTGTGGCGCGAATATTCCGCGCAGATGAAGACGGGGCCGACGGTGATCGAGATCATCAGCGACGGCAAGGTCGAGAAGCTCTGA
- the ureE gene encoding urease accessory protein UreE codes for MIRATQVRGQHRFTETPADTVVLDFDDRHRRRMAMTGTRGLEFLLDLENAVALRGGDALLLEDGRLVEVVAAPEPLLEIRGHDPHHLIRVGWHLGNRHLPTQIMAKSLRIRRDHVIEAMVKGLGARVIEIEAPFDPEGGAYADASHAHEHADHAHHDHDHHDHGHGHHDHHGHDHAAHDHGHDHHHHHDEHCDHPDHHHGHKHVHDHK; via the coding sequence ATGATCCGGGCGACGCAGGTTAGGGGACAGCACCGCTTCACGGAGACGCCGGCCGATACGGTCGTGCTCGATTTCGACGATCGGCACCGCCGCCGCATGGCGATGACGGGAACGCGCGGGCTCGAATTCCTGCTCGACCTGGAGAATGCCGTCGCGCTGCGCGGAGGCGATGCGCTGTTGCTGGAAGACGGCCGGCTGGTCGAGGTGGTCGCGGCGCCCGAGCCGCTGCTCGAGATTCGCGGCCACGATCCGCATCATCTCATCCGCGTCGGCTGGCATCTCGGCAACCGCCATTTGCCGACGCAGATCATGGCCAAGAGCCTGCGCATCCGCCGCGACCACGTCATCGAGGCCATGGTGAAAGGCCTCGGCGCACGCGTGATCGAGATCGAGGCGCCGTTCGATCCGGAAGGCGGCGCCTATGCCGACGCCAGCCACGCGCATGAGCACGCCGACCATGCCCATCACGACCACGATCATCATGATCACGGGCACGGTCACCATGATCATCACGGACATGACCATGCCGCGCATGACCATGGCCATGATCACCACCACCATCACGACGAGCATTGCGACCATCCCGACCATCACCACGGCCACAAGCATGTTCATGACCACAAATGA
- a CDS encoding urease accessory protein UreF: protein MFMTTNEPIRAGDLAEREAAALYRLMTWLSPAFPVGGFSYSSGIEWAVEAGDITDIATLADWLDAMLGDGSGFCDATFLVHAYRAAEAGEESTLNDIAELAAAFVPSRERQLETTSQGRAFIEISRAAWDAEGLDATVAACGTPLVYPVAVGVVAAMHSVPLAQTLHAFLHALVSNWISAASRLIPLGQTDSQRVLVKLEAAVAATANRALNATLEDLGGATFRADLASLRHETQYTRLFRS from the coding sequence ATGTTCATGACCACAAATGAGCCGATTCGTGCCGGTGACCTCGCCGAGCGCGAGGCGGCGGCGCTGTACCGGCTGATGACCTGGCTGTCGCCGGCGTTTCCCGTCGGCGGGTTCTCCTATTCCAGCGGCATCGAATGGGCGGTCGAGGCGGGTGATATCACCGACATTGCGACGCTCGCTGACTGGCTCGACGCGATGCTTGGCGACGGCTCCGGCTTCTGCGATGCGACGTTCTTGGTCCATGCTTACCGGGCCGCCGAGGCCGGCGAGGAGAGCACGTTAAACGATATCGCCGAACTCGCCGCCGCCTTCGTGCCATCGCGCGAGCGGCAGCTCGAGACGACCTCGCAGGGCCGCGCCTTCATCGAGATCTCTCGCGCCGCATGGGACGCGGAAGGTCTGGATGCCACGGTCGCGGCATGCGGTACGCCGCTGGTCTATCCCGTCGCCGTCGGTGTGGTTGCGGCGATGCACAGCGTGCCGCTAGCCCAGACCCTGCACGCCTTTCTGCATGCGTTGGTCTCGAACTGGATTTCCGCCGCCAGCCGTCTCATTCCGCTCGGCCAGACCGACAGCCAGCGCGTGCTGGTGAAGCTGGAAGCCGCGGTCGCCGCGACCGCCAACCGCGCGCTGAATGCGACATTGGAAGATCTCGGCGGCGCGACGTTTCGCGCCGATCTCGCCAGTCTCCGGCACGAGACGCAATATACGCGGCTGTTTCGCTCGTGA
- the ureG gene encoding urease accessory protein UreG: MSKSHGPLRVGVGGPVGSGKTALMDLLCKTMRERYDIAAITNDIYTKWDAEFLVRSGSLTPDRIAGVETGGCPHTAIREDASMNLAAVADMRAKFPDLDLVLIESGGDNLAATFSPELADLTIYVIDVAAGDKIPSKGGPGITRSDLLVINKIDLAPHVGASLEKMDTDARRMRGARPFVMTNLKKSEGLDKIVGFIEAKGGLKRAG; this comes from the coding sequence ATGTCGAAATCTCACGGCCCCTTGCGTGTCGGCGTCGGTGGCCCCGTCGGATCCGGCAAGACCGCGCTGATGGACCTGCTCTGCAAGACCATGCGCGAGCGCTACGATATCGCCGCGATCACCAACGACATCTACACCAAATGGGACGCGGAGTTCCTGGTGCGTTCGGGCTCGCTGACGCCTGATCGCATCGCCGGTGTCGAGACCGGCGGCTGCCCGCACACGGCGATTCGCGAGGACGCCTCGATGAATCTCGCCGCGGTCGCAGACATGCGTGCGAAATTCCCCGACCTCGACCTCGTCCTGATCGAATCCGGCGGCGACAATCTCGCTGCCACTTTTTCCCCCGAACTGGCCGACCTCACCATCTACGTCATCGACGTCGCCGCCGGCGACAAGATCCCGTCCAAGGGCGGCCCCGGCATCACCCGGTCAGATCTTCTGGTCATCAACAAGATCGACCTCGCGCCACATGTCGGCGCCTCCCTGGAGAAGATGGACACGGACGCCAGACGGATGCGCGGGGCGCGCCCCTTTGTCATGACCAACCTGAAGAAGAGCGAGGGGCTCGACAAAATCGTCGGTTTCATCGAGGCGAAAGGTGGCTTGAAACGGGCTGGCTGA
- a CDS encoding CHASE domain-containing protein: MVRLGFIIGFIALLGVLLSGLAAYRVHDQELALDRIALARAIDVHASLVQDRLTERELLARVASGLFRAPSVLKPNMLEPLRSAIYAFKTDFVVAGWIARLQPNELTAAQAAIAAAGFPNPQIRGYDDKPIDPASLTRPIDVLMDLEPRSDETKALPGRSYDQDPVRSAMLARARIEKRSVASDPVPLLRGNGPVGVIVAAPVIPEGATEPVGFITFSYELASLMLTNDDMSLFAVALKDPRKDGGELVANDQGAVSARTVTTEGPAPSATRTVSFGGRDWQLGYYAKTNSARRAEQTAIIVAAIGFAITAMVCGLFGYVAYNNLRLSREIQVRIGFERRLTAVIDELNHRVKNILAVIQSIVTRTLRHGSDIDVARELLIGRIHAMSNVVSLLSESQWQGVKLKGLFEARAIPHADRIAVTGPDIAVSARAAQSLSLLFFELASHSDEGLSLVGKHPHITANWTVTGEGTDEVFHFRWEEFNTSEATRRPDSDFGLILLDRVAPEALGGTAKRFFTDVSYVYELTAPMETVVDMTERDRTEKLSQPVKPVR, from the coding sequence TTGGTCCGGCTGGGATTCATCATCGGCTTCATCGCTCTGCTCGGGGTTCTGCTCTCCGGGCTCGCGGCCTATCGCGTCCACGATCAGGAGCTGGCGCTGGACCGGATCGCGCTGGCGCGCGCAATCGACGTTCATGCGAGCCTGGTTCAGGACCGGCTGACCGAGCGCGAGTTGCTGGCGCGTGTCGCCTCAGGCCTGTTCCGAGCGCCGTCCGTGCTCAAGCCGAACATGCTGGAGCCGCTGCGTTCGGCCATCTATGCCTTCAAGACCGATTTCGTGGTGGCCGGCTGGATTGCCCGGCTGCAGCCGAACGAACTGACCGCGGCACAGGCTGCGATCGCGGCCGCCGGATTCCCCAATCCGCAAATTCGTGGCTACGACGACAAACCGATCGATCCCGCCAGCCTTACCCGGCCGATCGACGTGCTGATGGACCTCGAGCCGCGCAGCGACGAGACCAAGGCGCTACCCGGCCGCAGTTATGATCAGGATCCGGTGCGCAGCGCGATGCTGGCCCGCGCCAGGATCGAGAAGAGGTCGGTGGCCTCCGACCCGGTGCCGCTCCTGCGCGGCAACGGCCCGGTCGGCGTCATCGTCGCTGCCCCCGTTATTCCCGAGGGCGCGACCGAGCCCGTCGGCTTCATCACGTTTTCCTATGAGCTTGCCTCGCTGATGCTCACCAACGACGACATGTCGTTGTTTGCCGTCGCCCTGAAGGACCCGCGCAAGGACGGCGGTGAGCTCGTTGCCAACGACCAGGGCGCGGTCTCCGCGCGAACGGTGACGACCGAAGGGCCGGCGCCATCGGCGACGCGCACGGTCAGCTTCGGCGGGCGCGACTGGCAGCTCGGCTATTACGCCAAGACCAATTCGGCGCGTCGCGCCGAGCAGACCGCGATCATCGTGGCGGCGATCGGTTTTGCCATCACCGCGATGGTGTGCGGACTGTTCGGCTATGTCGCCTACAACAATCTGCGGCTCAGCCGCGAAATCCAGGTGCGGATCGGCTTCGAGCGCCGCCTGACCGCGGTGATCGACGAGCTCAACCACCGGGTCAAGAACATCCTGGCGGTGATCCAGTCGATCGTTACGCGCACGCTGCGCCACGGTTCGGACATCGACGTCGCGCGCGAGCTGCTGATCGGCCGCATCCACGCCATGTCCAACGTGGTCTCGCTGCTCAGCGAGAGCCAGTGGCAGGGGGTCAAGCTGAAGGGCCTGTTCGAGGCGCGCGCCATTCCGCATGCCGACCGCATCGCCGTCACCGGCCCGGATATCGCCGTCAGCGCGCGCGCGGCGCAGAGCTTGTCGCTGCTGTTCTTCGAGCTCGCCTCGCACTCCGACGAAGGCCTGTCGCTGGTCGGCAAGCATCCGCACATCACGGCCAATTGGACGGTGACGGGCGAGGGGACCGACGAGGTCTTTCATTTCCGCTGGGAGGAGTTCAACACCAGCGAGGCGACGCGGCGCCCGGATTCCGATTTCGGTCTGATCCTGCTCGACCGTGTCGCGCCGGAAGCGCTCGGCGGTACCGCCAAGCGCTTCTTCACCGACGTCTCCTACGTCTATGAATTGACCGCGCCGATGGAGACGGTGGTCGACATGACAGAGCGCGACCGCACGGAAAAGCTCTCGCAGCCGGTCAAGCCCGTACGATAG
- a CDS encoding TetR/AcrR family transcriptional regulator, translating into MRGPGLAMVKGGGDEADSAPRRGRPRSVETTNAILESAYALMAATGLAATTIDAIARHSSVSKMTIYKWWPSREALLIDAFLHHASQMLPLPPESSGTPAARTRRDAAAYAEALQDEFGKVQLAVISECISKTGSAELFYARYLQFRRDALVQMIAAGQKDGSILAEGQPEDLYDAIYGSLFYRYVFGIAPFTPAFARTMVDLVLRPKD; encoded by the coding sequence ATGAGAGGACCGGGCCTGGCGATGGTGAAAGGCGGGGGTGATGAGGCCGACAGCGCGCCCCGGCGCGGCCGGCCGCGGTCGGTCGAGACCACCAACGCCATTCTCGAAAGCGCCTATGCGCTGATGGCCGCCACGGGCCTTGCCGCTACCACGATCGACGCCATTGCACGCCACTCCAGCGTCTCCAAGATGACGATCTACAAATGGTGGCCATCGCGAGAGGCGCTGTTGATCGACGCCTTCCTCCACCACGCCTCGCAGATGTTGCCGTTGCCGCCTGAGAGTTCCGGCACGCCCGCGGCGCGCACACGCCGTGATGCCGCGGCCTATGCCGAGGCGCTTCAGGACGAATTCGGCAAGGTCCAGCTCGCCGTCATCTCCGAATGCATTTCGAAGACCGGCTCGGCGGAACTGTTCTACGCGCGCTATCTGCAATTCCGCCGTGACGCGCTGGTCCAGATGATCGCCGCTGGCCAGAAGGACGGCAGCATTCTGGCGGAGGGACAGCCAGAGGATCTCTACGACGCGATCTATGGCAGCCTGTTCTACCGCTACGTCTTCGGCATCGCGCCATTCACGCCGGCCTTTGCGCGCACCATGGTCGATCTGGTGCTGCGGCCGAAGGACTAG